A stretch of the Massilia varians genome encodes the following:
- a CDS encoding DUF4962 domain-containing protein, with product MQFQRKSLVLMAAVASLFASVSARADWVQSTDPLVVQAKPEMNSVQAQNPPGFTWARHATGPASYEVEITPVGGTPTRAVVERNWYLPTKALALGNYTWRVRPVGSNEWSTPRNFSITSKSTKFEVPDNATLRSRILSKARPRSLPSSVTPFSTWNYAKRTTLEPYLSRLGNEVKAQVSAVPSLSDSRWNIVITSPLTAAMASQQTDVRQRINEATRQMEAAALMYKLKGESQFLTEALRRGDELAALNPSGPTSYANQDQATRQIAWGLAKTIDLLGGALDGTRKARWLGAIKIRTTEIYNNLAGDNGRLDQYPFDSHGNTSLVFLVLISTLTLGDIPDAEKWFDFSFRAYALSPNPWSGPEGGYANGTAYAEYAAGYLLALWDPLTHASGVNFFGKPWTLGFLDFAMEFTPPGARTHAFGDASETKPDPRVLRAFATRMWSPRAAWYVKNTTGMEDAMSLLQAEYPLPVTYTSWLEAPQNSAYYPSIGWVAMHSDLGSSARISTFFKSSPYGSFNHSHGDQNGLLLSIAGQPMLVKAGWYDWYGSPYWTDWYHQTRSQNAITFDGGKGQMVTGYREQLQRNGRITAFTAQPTYDYAEGDATPSYGGQLTMAKRQVWHLRNAGNAILVRDRLSSTVARTYEWNIHTPVIMTVENAQNVKIVAGGQSLCLRSLNGDASFAKWIGPGAKTNVIEDHGAFYLKANANTTAEYLVLLDVGCKKPAVNISTSGSVRTVTVGGQSVTIN from the coding sequence ATGCAATTTCAACGGAAGAGCCTGGTCCTGATGGCCGCTGTCGCCTCGCTGTTCGCGAGCGTTTCCGCGCGTGCCGACTGGGTCCAGTCGACCGATCCCCTGGTTGTGCAGGCCAAGCCTGAAATGAACTCGGTGCAGGCGCAGAATCCTCCTGGCTTCACCTGGGCCCGCCATGCGACCGGTCCGGCCAGCTACGAGGTCGAGATCACGCCGGTGGGCGGCACTCCGACCCGCGCCGTGGTCGAGCGCAACTGGTACCTGCCGACCAAGGCTTTGGCCCTCGGCAACTACACCTGGCGCGTGCGCCCGGTGGGCAGCAACGAATGGTCGACCCCGCGCAACTTCTCGATCACCAGCAAGTCGACCAAGTTCGAGGTGCCGGACAACGCGACGCTGCGCAGCCGCATCCTGTCGAAAGCGCGTCCGCGTTCGCTGCCGTCCTCGGTGACCCCGTTCTCGACCTGGAACTATGCCAAGCGCACCACCCTCGAACCCTACCTGAGCCGCCTCGGCAACGAAGTCAAGGCCCAGGTCAGCGCCGTGCCGAGCCTGTCGGACTCGCGCTGGAACATCGTCATCACCTCGCCGCTGACCGCCGCCATGGCCTCGCAGCAGACCGACGTGCGCCAGCGCATCAACGAAGCGACCCGCCAGATGGAAGCGGCGGCGCTGATGTACAAGCTCAAGGGCGAGAGCCAGTTCCTGACCGAGGCGCTGCGCCGTGGCGACGAACTCGCCGCCCTCAATCCGTCCGGCCCGACCAGCTACGCCAACCAGGACCAGGCCACCCGCCAGATCGCCTGGGGCCTGGCCAAGACCATCGACCTGCTGGGCGGCGCGCTGGACGGCACCCGCAAGGCGCGCTGGCTCGGCGCGATCAAGATCCGCACCACCGAGATCTACAACAACCTGGCCGGCGACAACGGCCGCCTCGACCAGTATCCGTTCGACTCGCATGGCAACACCAGCCTGGTGTTCCTGGTCCTGATCTCGACCCTGACCCTGGGCGACATCCCGGACGCCGAGAAGTGGTTCGACTTCTCCTTCCGCGCCTACGCCCTGAGCCCGAACCCGTGGAGCGGCCCGGAAGGCGGCTACGCCAACGGCACCGCCTATGCCGAGTACGCGGCCGGCTACCTGCTGGCCCTGTGGGACCCGCTGACCCATGCCAGCGGCGTGAACTTCTTCGGCAAGCCCTGGACCCTGGGTTTTCTCGACTTCGCGATGGAATTCACCCCGCCGGGCGCGCGTACCCATGCCTTCGGCGACGCTTCGGAAACCAAGCCGGACCCGCGCGTGCTCCGCGCCTTTGCCACCCGCATGTGGTCGCCGCGCGCCGCCTGGTACGTGAAGAACACCACCGGCATGGAAGACGCGATGTCGCTGCTGCAGGCCGAATACCCGCTGCCGGTCACCTATACCAGCTGGCTGGAAGCGCCCCAGAACTCGGCCTATTACCCGAGCATCGGCTGGGTCGCCATGCACAGCGACCTGGGTTCGAGCGCGCGCATCTCGACCTTCTTCAAGTCCAGCCCCTACGGCTCGTTCAACCACAGCCATGGCGACCAGAACGGCCTGCTGCTGTCGATCGCCGGCCAGCCGATGCTGGTCAAGGCCGGCTGGTACGACTGGTACGGCTCGCCGTACTGGACCGACTGGTACCACCAGACCCGCTCGCAGAACGCGATCACCTTCGACGGCGGCAAGGGCCAGATGGTGACCGGCTACCGCGAGCAGCTGCAGCGCAACGGCAGGATCACCGCCTTCACCGCCCAGCCGACCTATGACTATGCCGAAGGCGATGCCACCCCGTCCTATGGCGGCCAGCTGACCATGGCCAAGCGCCAGGTCTGGCACCTGCGCAATGCCGGCAACGCCATTCTGGTGCGCGACCGCCTGTCCAGCACCGTGGCCCGCACCTACGAGTGGAACATCCACACGCCGGTGATCATGACGGTCGAGAATGCCCAGAACGTCAAGATCGTGGCCGGCGGACAGTCGCTGTGCCTGCGTTCGCTGAACGGCGACGCCAGTTTCGCCAAGTGGATCGGCCCGGGCGCCAAGACCAACGTGATCGAAGACCACGGCGCCTTCTACCTGAAGGCCAATGCCAACACCACCGCCGAGTACCTGGTGCTGCTCGACGTCGGCTGCAAGAAGCCGGCCGTGAACATCTCGACCTCGGGTTCGGTGCGCACCGTGACGGTGGGCGGCCAGTCGGTGACCATCAACTAG
- a CDS encoding beta-1,6-N-acetylglucosaminyltransferase, with product MKQVFLICAHKDVEQLNALVEALSDPDFTVYVHLDRKSALDPADLHRAARQVAPRIDVRWGGFSQVEATLVSLRQILREQPDFDKLVFLSAQDFPLLPNALLKRELVRLKEHELLETAPIRPGGWNVDFRYQFFYREGGGQLERLACGLANRVLRATGRRRRMPDGFAPHGGSSWWALSRGCVAEVLRLLDAHPRLTRFMRTVQCPDEMLFQTLVMHSRFADRVLSDNFRYVQWPEQGARNPKVLDAGDFERIRASHAHFCRKLDSQASAALLPQLVQWKESRAAA from the coding sequence ATGAAGCAGGTATTCCTGATCTGTGCGCACAAGGACGTCGAGCAGCTCAATGCGCTGGTCGAGGCCTTGTCCGACCCCGACTTCACGGTCTACGTCCACCTCGACCGCAAGAGCGCGCTCGACCCGGCCGACCTGCATCGCGCCGCGCGCCAGGTGGCGCCGCGCATCGACGTGCGCTGGGGCGGCTTCTCGCAGGTAGAGGCCACCCTGGTGTCGCTGCGCCAGATCCTGCGCGAGCAGCCCGACTTCGACAAGCTCGTCTTCCTCTCGGCCCAGGACTTCCCGCTGCTGCCCAACGCCCTGCTCAAGCGCGAACTCGTTCGCTTGAAGGAGCATGAATTGCTGGAGACGGCGCCGATCCGCCCGGGCGGCTGGAACGTCGACTTCCGCTACCAGTTCTTCTACCGCGAAGGGGGAGGGCAGCTGGAGCGCCTGGCCTGCGGCCTGGCCAACCGCGTCCTGCGCGCCACCGGGCGCCGCCGCCGCATGCCGGACGGCTTCGCGCCGCATGGGGGATCGTCCTGGTGGGCCTTGTCGCGCGGCTGCGTGGCCGAGGTGCTGCGCCTGCTCGACGCCCACCCGCGCCTGACGCGCTTCATGCGCACCGTCCAGTGCCCCGACGAGATGCTGTTCCAGACCCTGGTCATGCATTCGCGCTTCGCCGACCGGGTACTGTCCGATAACTTCCGCTACGTGCAGTGGCCGGAACAGGGGGCGCGCAATCCCAAGGTCCTGGACGCCGGCGACTTCGAGCGCATCCGCGCCTCGCATGCGCATTTTTGCCGCAAGCTGGACAGCCAGGCCAGCGCGGCGCTGCTGCCGCAGCTGGTGCAATGGAAGGAAAGCCGTGCCGCCGCCTGA